The Gymnogyps californianus isolate 813 chromosome 5, ASM1813914v2, whole genome shotgun sequence genome contains a region encoding:
- the CD59 gene encoding CD59 glycoprotein has protein sequence MIKMNCILLAACIVLVVFCSSGYTLRCYHCENSPSLCKTNSTCLVTEDTCLQMKFGKLRTSSCWKASQCNMNDIAEFFQLDNFEFFCCQHDLCNESAITGVNKAAFSIASVMAMLWMLL, from the exons ATGATCAAGATGAACTGCATCCTGTTAGCCGCCTGCATTgttctggttgttttttgtaGTTCTG GTTATACTCTAAGGTGTTACCACTGCGAGAACAGCCCTTCCTTGTGCAAGACCAATAGTACGTGCTTAGTGACTGAAGATACTTGCTTGCAGATGAAATTTG gtAAATTGAGAACTTCCTCCTGCTGGAAGGCATCCCAGTGCAATATGAATGATATTGCTGAATTCTTCCAGTTGgataattttgaattcttttgttGCCAACACGACTTGTGCAATGAGAGCGCAATTACTGGGGTTAACAAAGCAGCCTTCAGTATTGCCTCTGTCATGGCCATGTTATGGATGCTTCTGTAA